A genomic window from Haladaptatus caseinilyticus includes:
- a CDS encoding ATP-binding response regulator: MPDVERISTDRNLPSGIRVLHVDRDELVLRASKLFLEREDDIEDVIPVTTNETAIEYLFESDTDIDCVVSDYDPERNSGLELLDVVREYYPNLPFILFTDNGSEDVASQAISAGATNYLRKGRDDVGLLSLRSQIQHAVSHRRTEKEVHRGFRAIEMTHEGIALLTNALDFNYVNEAYADLFGYDQETLIGRDWTVTMTAESSERLQSDIVPTVDSKGKWAGELTGRHHDGGSLTLIISVSVVAEDEYVCAVRDVTERKKREKELLQENERLDEFASKVSHDLRGPLSIIYGYLDVARKTGDEKHFDKIEDAADRIEAIITDLLEVAREGQKELDLESVSLPEFTERVWDGIESDEATLRLELPEIRIVADGDRLTELFANLFRNAVEHGGDGVIISVGITEDGFYIEDDGPGIPEAERKKVLESGYSTANSTGLGLSIVREIADSHDWTMHIGESNDGGVRFHFSDVECVHDTSDE, from the coding sequence ATGCCGGATGTAGAACGGATTTCGACGGATAGGAACCTCCCCTCCGGCATTCGAGTTCTTCACGTCGATAGGGATGAGTTGGTGCTACGAGCATCCAAACTCTTCCTCGAACGCGAAGACGACATCGAGGACGTGATTCCCGTCACCACCAACGAGACGGCAATCGAGTACCTCTTCGAGTCTGACACGGATATCGACTGCGTGGTTAGTGACTACGACCCCGAACGGAACTCCGGTTTGGAACTCCTCGATGTCGTTCGGGAGTACTATCCCAACCTGCCGTTTATCCTCTTTACCGACAACGGGAGCGAGGATGTCGCCAGCCAGGCCATCTCCGCGGGTGCGACGAACTATCTCCGAAAAGGGAGGGACGACGTCGGGTTGCTCTCGCTTCGTTCCCAAATTCAGCACGCAGTCTCGCATCGTCGGACCGAAAAGGAGGTTCACCGTGGGTTCCGCGCGATAGAGATGACACACGAAGGAATCGCCCTTCTGACAAATGCGCTCGATTTTAACTACGTCAACGAGGCGTATGCGGACTTGTTCGGATACGACCAAGAAACCCTCATCGGTCGCGATTGGACGGTAACGATGACAGCAGAATCGAGCGAGCGTCTCCAGTCCGATATCGTCCCAACCGTCGATTCGAAGGGCAAGTGGGCCGGTGAACTGACTGGCCGACACCACGACGGTGGATCGCTCACGTTGATTATTTCGGTTTCAGTCGTCGCGGAAGACGAGTACGTCTGTGCTGTCCGAGACGTAACCGAACGAAAGAAGCGAGAAAAAGAACTCCTCCAGGAGAACGAACGACTGGACGAGTTCGCAAGCAAGGTTTCACACGACCTTCGCGGTCCACTGAGTATCATCTACGGCTATCTCGACGTTGCTCGAAAAACGGGTGACGAAAAGCACTTCGACAAGATCGAAGACGCTGCCGACCGCATCGAAGCTATCATCACCGATCTGTTGGAAGTCGCTCGCGAGGGTCAGAAGGAACTCGACCTCGAATCCGTTTCGCTCCCTGAGTTCACCGAACGTGTCTGGGACGGCATCGAGAGTGACGAGGCGACACTTCGTCTCGAACTTCCCGAGATTCGAATCGTCGCCGACGGTGACCGACTGACCGAACTGTTCGCCAATCTCTTTCGAAACGCGGTCGAGCACGGTGGCGACGGTGTTATCATCTCGGTCGGAATCACCGAGGACGGGTTTTACATCGAGGACGATGGCCCTGGTATTCCGGAGGCGGAGCGCAAAAAAGTGCTCGAATCGGGCTATTCGACCGCCAACAGCACCGGACTGGGTCTGAGCATCGTCAGGGAAATCGCCGATTCGCACGACTGGACGATGCACATCGGAGAAAGCAACGATGGTGGTGTTCGTTTTCACTTTTCGGACGTCGAGTGTGTTCACGATACGTCGGACGAATAA
- a CDS encoding DUF7112 family protein gives MTQRVSSETTDTVRATMAQAGATNRPRIEISADEADAFPEDEIVRFVMDDSEYRARIERPLTGDGRLIRGLYDTPRIARNPGDGENRLTEWFAESNRQFGGSVLVDIVEEGFKYGIRHPGERAVYEATEAPNESLADIAKQVEDE, from the coding sequence ATGACCCAGCGGGTTTCGAGCGAAACGACCGATACTGTTCGGGCGACGATGGCACAAGCAGGCGCGACGAATCGTCCACGAATCGAAATTTCGGCGGACGAAGCGGACGCGTTTCCGGAGGACGAAATCGTTCGATTCGTCATGGACGATTCCGAGTATCGGGCCCGAATCGAGCGTCCACTGACCGGTGACGGTCGCTTGATCCGCGGCCTCTACGACACGCCCCGGATCGCCAGAAACCCGGGTGACGGTGAGAACCGACTCACCGAGTGGTTCGCCGAGAGTAATCGTCAGTTCGGCGGGTCCGTCCTCGTCGATATTGTCGAGGAGGGGTTCAAATATGGGATTCGCCATCCGGGCGAACGTGCCGTATATGAGGCAACGGAAGCACCGAACGAGAGCCTCGCGGACATCGCAAAGCAGGTGGAAGACGAATGA
- a CDS encoding Rieske (2Fe-2S) protein, with product MVATDATRLTTVDELPENGSFLFTIRERDGSEVEVILVNGGDCISAWRNFCQHETDQRLDRGFGAVMRDGEIVCPKHGSMFDACSGHCDNGKAKGSTLLSVDVTVEDDDIYLTDRTCDFLHEGGIEDEDDDDDGMPSSSSHLTF from the coding sequence ATGGTTGCCACGGACGCTACGCGGTTGACGACGGTCGACGAACTCCCCGAAAACGGCTCCTTTCTATTCACGATTCGCGAACGGGACGGCTCGGAGGTGGAGGTGATTCTCGTGAACGGCGGAGACTGCATCTCGGCGTGGCGCAACTTCTGCCAGCACGAAACCGATCAACGACTCGACAGAGGGTTCGGTGCCGTCATGCGCGACGGAGAAATCGTCTGTCCCAAGCACGGGTCGATGTTCGACGCCTGCTCCGGGCACTGCGACAACGGAAAAGCGAAAGGATCGACCCTCCTGTCGGTGGATGTGACTGTCGAAGACGACGATATCTATCTCACGGATAGGACGTGTGATTTCCTTCACGAGGGCGGAATCGAGGACGAAGACGACGATGACGACGGCATGCCGTCGTCATCGTCACACCTGACGTTTTGA
- a CDS encoding metallophosphoesterase, with protein sequence MAEAYYFVSDLHVGGDEQLQECEFEAEFIGFLQTLESTDEDAELIILGDAFGLWEFTETDGIQKFDELVDHHPKLFEQFRKTGENVTITLIPGNHDAELAGYSEYIKRLREFNVELDPTLSLERTVADRTIWIEHGMQQDSHNRMPEFGNPRANPLGYFVNRHITSKAGQLSGRGRYNWLKDIQSLTPLEEIPDWIASNYFYREMSPFLRYAALPFLLLFNVSLLYLVVLIVGDSGLFGANAATKATGEILRDLGFVGSLIEFVFLVNLVVVSLLFVISIPLYFFARDVRKTLERFDLVRSEKPTESPDKTYVEAAKRVFRERPDVAAYIYGHTHRVSLTNVGERVIINTGTWLKRLHRTPTWIGLLPPVYYPSFRLNYFRICEEDGDVLVEYHTIQKEAPKELTLLQRLLSRKPKSDPKIPERTVIGGSKREVVESASKE encoded by the coding sequence ATGGCCGAGGCTTACTATTTCGTCAGCGATCTGCACGTAGGGGGCGACGAACAGTTACAGGAGTGCGAGTTCGAAGCCGAGTTCATCGGATTTCTGCAAACGCTCGAATCGACGGACGAGGACGCCGAACTGATAATTCTCGGAGATGCGTTCGGACTGTGGGAGTTCACTGAAACGGACGGGATACAAAAGTTCGACGAACTGGTTGACCACCACCCGAAGCTGTTCGAGCAGTTCCGTAAAACCGGCGAGAACGTCACCATCACGCTTATTCCCGGCAATCACGACGCCGAACTCGCGGGATACTCCGAATACATCAAGCGACTGCGGGAGTTCAACGTCGAACTCGATCCAACGCTCTCGCTGGAACGAACCGTCGCCGACCGGACGATTTGGATAGAGCATGGGATGCAACAGGATTCGCACAACCGAATGCCGGAGTTCGGCAACCCGCGGGCGAACCCGCTCGGTTACTTCGTGAATCGCCACATCACGAGCAAGGCCGGACAGCTTTCGGGTCGAGGGAGATACAACTGGCTGAAGGATATCCAATCGTTGACGCCGCTCGAAGAGATTCCGGACTGGATCGCGTCGAACTACTTCTACCGCGAGATGAGTCCCTTCCTCCGGTATGCCGCATTGCCGTTTTTGTTGTTGTTCAACGTGAGCCTGCTCTATCTGGTCGTCCTCATCGTCGGGGATAGCGGTCTGTTCGGCGCGAACGCGGCGACGAAAGCGACCGGCGAGATACTCCGGGACTTGGGATTCGTCGGCAGCCTTATCGAGTTCGTCTTCTTGGTCAACCTCGTCGTCGTCAGCCTCCTGTTCGTCATCTCGATTCCGCTGTACTTCTTCGCGCGCGACGTGCGGAAAACGCTCGAACGGTTCGACCTCGTCAGGTCGGAGAAGCCGACCGAATCGCCCGACAAGACATACGTCGAAGCCGCCAAGCGCGTGTTCCGAGAACGTCCCGACGTTGCGGCGTACATTTACGGTCACACCCATCGCGTCTCGCTCACGAACGTCGGCGAGCGCGTCATCATCAACACAGGAACGTGGCTCAAGCGACTGCACCGAACCCCGACATGGATAGGGTTGCTTCCACCGGTCTACTACCCCTCGTTCCGGCTGAATTACTTCCGGATCTGTGAGGAAGACGGCGACGTGCTCGTCGAGTACCACACCATCCAAAAGGAGGCGCCGAAGGAGCTCACGCTGCTGCAACGACTGCTTTCGCGCAAGCCGAAATCGGATCCAAAGATTCCGGAACGAACGGTCATCGGGGGGTCAAAACGGGAAGTCGTCGAATCGGCGTCGAAGGAGTAA
- a CDS encoding RNA ligase family protein: MKTYPPIPNTDDAPESMFEGGHLWIQEKVDGAHLRFRLQKTGVLRFGNRNRVYEPDSIPTPYQHAVRHIRENVDRSALRSAVDTVESIVFVGEAMHQHTIDYDWSRTPSFLGFDVWSETNERFLSPDRVEAVYGRLGLHPVNTFEKEVRAVDFDPDEYEIPQSKWYDGTAAGAVIRNKTGDHAKLLAADFGEEERRTSIDAPADEIARRYATEKRFERVATKLETDGRPVTVDSLFERTFETVVRENHARLFDETADVDVQAFRSELASLTQQFVSKRA; encoded by the coding sequence ATGAAAACATATCCACCGATTCCAAACACCGACGACGCACCCGAATCCATGTTCGAAGGTGGCCACCTTTGGATTCAAGAAAAGGTAGACGGCGCACACCTCCGTTTTCGACTCCAAAAAACCGGGGTACTCCGGTTCGGCAACCGGAACCGCGTCTACGAACCCGACTCGATTCCGACACCGTACCAGCACGCGGTTCGGCATATCCGTGAAAACGTAGACCGGTCGGCGCTTCGGTCGGCAGTCGATACCGTCGAATCGATCGTCTTCGTCGGCGAAGCGATGCACCAACACACGATCGACTACGACTGGAGCCGAACGCCGTCGTTTCTGGGATTCGACGTTTGGTCCGAAACGAACGAGCGATTCCTCTCGCCCGACCGGGTCGAGGCGGTGTATGGCCGTCTCGGCCTTCATCCCGTAAACACGTTCGAAAAGGAGGTTCGAGCGGTCGATTTCGACCCCGACGAGTACGAAATCCCGCAGTCGAAATGGTACGATGGGACGGCGGCGGGAGCCGTCATCCGAAACAAAACGGGGGACCATGCCAAACTGCTGGCGGCCGATTTCGGCGAAGAAGAGCGACGAACCTCGATAGACGCGCCTGCTGACGAGATAGCCCGACGGTACGCAACCGAGAAACGTTTCGAGCGAGTTGCGACGAAACTCGAAACCGACGGCCGGCCGGTTACCGTCGACTCATTGTTCGAGCGTACCTTCGAGACCGTCGTCCGTGAGAATCACGCTCGACTGTTCGACGAGACAGCGGACGTCGACGTGCAGGCGTTTCGGTCCGAACTCGCCTCGCTCACGCAGCAGTTCGTCTCGAAACGAGCGTAA
- a CDS encoding 30S ribosomal protein S6e codes for MANFQVVVADPDSGAAYQREIDGQDANRFLNKSIGEDVDGGAVGLDGYTVEITGGSDNAGRPMRGDVNGPNLKDVLLEGGTGYNPERDGERRRISVRGKQISEAVAQLNVKIAERGDQSVEELYGEGGDEEEADE; via the coding sequence ATGGCAAACTTTCAGGTCGTCGTTGCGGACCCCGACTCCGGAGCGGCCTATCAACGCGAAATCGACGGACAGGACGCAAACCGATTCCTCAACAAATCCATCGGCGAGGACGTAGACGGCGGTGCCGTCGGTCTTGACGGCTACACGGTGGAAATCACGGGCGGTTCGGACAACGCCGGCCGACCGATGCGCGGCGACGTCAACGGACCGAACCTCAAGGACGTGCTCCTCGAAGGCGGAACCGGTTACAACCCGGAGCGAGACGGTGAGCGACGCCGTATCTCGGTTCGCGGCAAACAGATCAGCGAGGCGGTCGCTCAACTGAACGTCAAAATCGCCGAGCGCGGCGACCAGTCCGTCGAGGAACTGTACGGCGAGGGCGGCGACGAAGAAGAAGCCGACGAATAA
- a CDS encoding oxidoreductase translates to MANPERWTTERLPDLTDKTVIVTGANSGLGYEVTRALARNGASVVMACRRTNHAMTVKGRILTELPDATLDVRELDLADSESIRSFVDDFESEYDDLHVLCNNAGVMAIPRTETEDGFELQFGVNHLGHFALTGLLFDSLLETPGETRVVTQSSGFHERGDIDFDDLHGEQEYDKWAAYAQSKLANVLFAYELDRRLTDSGTEDVLSLACHPGYASTDLQRRGPEREGSLIRLWAMGLANAVFAQSAERGALPMLYAATADELIGGEYVGPSGLMNMRGSPDVQPSSERSYDEKLARRLWDVSEGLTGVTYGFPQSKATTE, encoded by the coding sequence ATGGCGAACCCGGAACGCTGGACGACGGAACGACTGCCGGATCTAACCGACAAAACGGTCATCGTCACGGGTGCGAACAGCGGCCTCGGCTACGAGGTGACCCGCGCGCTCGCTCGAAACGGGGCGTCCGTCGTCATGGCGTGCCGACGGACGAACCACGCGATGACGGTCAAAGGGCGGATTCTCACGGAACTCCCCGATGCGACACTCGACGTGCGCGAACTCGACCTCGCTGATAGCGAGTCGATTCGCTCCTTCGTGGACGACTTCGAGTCGGAGTACGACGACCTGCACGTCCTCTGCAACAACGCCGGTGTGATGGCGATTCCACGAACGGAAACCGAGGACGGCTTCGAGTTGCAGTTCGGCGTCAACCATCTCGGCCACTTCGCGCTGACCGGTCTGCTGTTCGACTCGCTTCTCGAAACGCCGGGGGAGACACGTGTCGTCACCCAGAGCAGTGGCTTCCACGAACGTGGCGACATCGACTTCGACGACTTGCACGGCGAGCAGGAGTACGACAAGTGGGCGGCATACGCTCAAAGCAAACTGGCGAACGTGCTGTTTGCCTACGAACTCGACCGCCGACTCACGGATTCGGGTACCGAGGACGTCCTGAGCCTCGCCTGCCATCCGGGATACGCGAGCACCGATCTGCAACGACGTGGACCGGAACGGGAAGGCTCACTGATTCGACTGTGGGCGATGGGCCTCGCAAACGCGGTGTTCGCCCAGAGTGCGGAACGCGGTGCACTTCCGATGCTCTACGCCGCGACCGCGGACGAACTCATCGGCGGGGAGTACGTCGGCCCCAGCGGATTGATGAACATGCGCGGATCGCCAGACGTTCAACCGTCGAGTGAGCGATCCTACGACGAGAAACTGGCTCGCCGTCTCTGGGATGTTTCGGAGGGGCTGACGGGTGTGACGTACGGCTTTCCCCAATCGAAAGCCACGACGGAATAA
- a CDS encoding aldehyde dehydrogenase family protein: MSDRDFTADGDWNALYIDGEWVEGGDRDEIDVANPATRERITSVPAGTEEDVNRAYEAAAAAQSDWADQPPQKRIGVIESALDLLDEHRNDILQALAVESGSANMKAFAEWQTARGITQQAAEFPFRVGGNLKDSMIPGKENQVKRIPMGVVGVISPWNFPFNLSIRAVAPALALGNAVVLKPASPTPVTGGLLIAKLFEKAGLPEGVLNVVTGKGSDIGDRMASHPELDVMAFTGSTDVGKRVASLAAENLALPAMELGGNNPHVVTEDADIDAAIDSAVFGSFLHQGQVCISINRHLVHENVYDEYVEKLTERAEELPIGDPTDRDNVIGPIIDEGQRDQILDYIESTVEEGATLETGGHHEGLFVKPTVLSGATNDMAAACNETFGPTAPVIPFSSDEEAVELANDTEYGLAASVHAGDLGRAQDLADAIDAGMVHINDQPINEEPHVPFGGVKGSGIGRYDGDAIVQELTQEKWISVQRNQRQYPF; this comes from the coding sequence ATGTCGGACAGAGACTTCACCGCGGACGGAGACTGGAACGCGCTCTACATCGACGGCGAATGGGTCGAGGGTGGTGACCGCGACGAAATCGACGTAGCGAACCCGGCGACGCGTGAGCGAATCACGTCGGTTCCCGCGGGAACCGAAGAGGACGTAAACCGTGCCTACGAGGCTGCGGCGGCGGCACAATCCGACTGGGCAGACCAACCGCCACAGAAACGGATCGGCGTTATCGAATCGGCACTCGACCTGTTGGACGAGCACCGAAACGATATCCTCCAGGCGCTGGCTGTCGAGTCAGGAAGCGCGAACATGAAGGCGTTCGCCGAATGGCAGACCGCCCGCGGGATCACTCAGCAGGCGGCTGAGTTCCCTTTCCGTGTCGGTGGCAACCTGAAGGATTCGATGATTCCTGGCAAGGAAAATCAGGTCAAACGTATCCCGATGGGCGTCGTCGGCGTAATCTCGCCGTGGAACTTCCCGTTCAACCTCTCGATTCGCGCCGTCGCCCCTGCACTCGCGCTCGGCAACGCGGTGGTGCTGAAGCCCGCATCCCCGACTCCCGTCACGGGTGGCCTGCTCATCGCCAAACTGTTCGAGAAAGCGGGACTGCCGGAGGGTGTCCTGAACGTCGTCACGGGAAAAGGCTCGGACATCGGCGACCGAATGGCCTCCCATCCTGAACTCGACGTGATGGCGTTCACCGGTTCGACCGACGTCGGAAAACGGGTTGCCAGTCTCGCGGCGGAGAACCTCGCACTACCGGCGATGGAGCTCGGCGGGAACAACCCCCACGTCGTCACCGAGGACGCCGACATCGATGCCGCGATTGACAGCGCAGTCTTCGGTTCGTTCCTCCACCAGGGTCAGGTCTGTATTTCCATCAATCGCCACCTCGTCCACGAGAACGTATACGACGAGTACGTCGAGAAACTGACCGAGCGCGCCGAGGAGCTGCCGATCGGCGACCCGACCGACCGCGACAACGTCATCGGTCCGATCATCGACGAGGGTCAGCGCGACCAGATCCTCGACTACATCGAATCGACGGTCGAAGAGGGTGCAACCCTCGAAACCGGCGGTCACCACGAGGGGCTGTTCGTCAAGCCGACCGTGCTCTCGGGCGCGACGAACGACATGGCCGCGGCGTGCAACGAAACCTTCGGACCGACCGCGCCGGTCATCCCGTTCTCCTCCGACGAGGAGGCGGTCGAACTCGCCAACGACACCGAATACGGCCTCGCCGCTTCGGTTCACGCTGGCGACCTCGGGAGGGCGCAGGACCTCGCGGACGCCATCGACGCCGGAATGGTTCACATCAACGACCAACCCATCAACGAGGAGCCCCACGTTCCGTTCGGCGGCGTGAAAGGCTCCGGTATCGGTCGCTACGACGGCGACGCCATCGTGCAGGAACTCACGCAGGAAAAATGGATCTCGGTGCAGCGTAACCAGCGACAGTATCCGTTCTAA
- a CDS encoding DUF5807 family protein: protein MSDGARAEFLAGERPDDVALFLADSFVSEDSVADYGESVPDGTLLIVSGETGRSVFQKATGMEAMNFAKQAMGTEGEIADDLSAGECPDGSHDVKFVFAFAEEQNEDVGGLYAEGDVIHAYAYCECGTAFSDKWVAGER from the coding sequence ATGAGCGATGGAGCACGAGCCGAATTTTTAGCAGGTGAGCGCCCCGATGACGTGGCGCTCTTTCTCGCCGATTCGTTCGTCTCGGAGGATTCGGTCGCCGATTACGGCGAGTCGGTTCCCGATGGGACGCTCCTCATCGTTTCGGGCGAAACTGGCCGAAGCGTCTTTCAGAAAGCGACGGGAATGGAGGCGATGAACTTCGCCAAACAGGCGATGGGAACCGAGGGAGAGATCGCCGACGATCTCTCTGCCGGTGAGTGTCCGGACGGTAGCCACGATGTGAAGTTCGTCTTCGCGTTCGCCGAGGAACAGAACGAGGATGTCGGAGGACTCTACGCCGAGGGTGACGTCATTCACGCATACGCCTACTGCGAGTGTGGAACTGCGTTCTCCGATAAGTGGGTCGCCGGTGAGCGATAG
- a CDS encoding RDD family protein: MPEPVMGTQEDVILSRVLAFIIDHVLSIVAAVVLGIGLAAVLGRAGVWLGIILGFTGYFIVLEGLFGQTLGKRLLGIVVVKRSGEPISMGSSLARNLLRVIDGILSYAVGLVVMLVSDDRQRIGDHVADTVVVRAR, encoded by the coding sequence ATGCCAGAACCAGTCATGGGAACACAAGAAGACGTAATTCTGAGTCGTGTCCTCGCATTCATCATCGATCACGTCCTTTCGATCGTTGCGGCAGTCGTCCTCGGCATCGGACTCGCAGCCGTTCTCGGCAGGGCGGGAGTATGGCTCGGCATCATTCTCGGATTTACCGGCTACTTCATCGTTCTCGAAGGGTTGTTCGGACAGACGCTCGGGAAGCGACTCCTCGGTATCGTCGTCGTCAAACGAAGCGGGGAACCGATTTCGATGGGTTCGTCGCTCGCTCGCAACCTGCTTCGGGTCATCGACGGGATTCTGAGCTACGCGGTCGGTCTCGTGGTCATGCTCGTTTCCGACGACCGTCAGCGAATCGGTGACCACGTCGCCGACACCGTGGTCGTCCGGGCGCGGTAA
- a CDS encoding VOC family protein — protein sequence MSDNPDTAIPVTAERPDSAFHLSGTDHITLIGSNEEDTVAFYRDILGMPLILRQPNLDAPNVTHLFFDTGDGRVITFFVEEGRQSNPSPQRTGIGAVHHLAFRFEPERLEEIREGLEANGHRYNVFDRSIFYSLYTRDHNGLTLELTTDKFDIPDDRRAEVLATAQRLREEDGSDYAKAEHLEAALKELGIAADPVELPDAPTGAGV from the coding sequence ATGTCCGATAACCCAGACACTGCCATTCCTGTCACGGCCGAGCGACCTGATAGTGCGTTCCACCTCAGTGGAACCGACCACATTACCCTCATCGGTAGTAACGAGGAAGATACGGTCGCGTTCTACCGCGATATCCTCGGCATGCCGCTCATCCTCCGCCAACCGAACCTCGACGCGCCGAACGTCACACATCTCTTTTTCGACACCGGCGATGGACGCGTCATCACGTTCTTCGTCGAGGAGGGGCGACAATCGAACCCGTCCCCACAACGGACCGGAATCGGTGCGGTTCACCACCTCGCGTTCCGCTTCGAACCGGAGCGCTTGGAAGAAATCAGGGAGGGGCTCGAAGCGAACGGCCACCGGTACAACGTTTTCGACCGAAGTATCTTCTACTCGCTGTACACCCGCGACCACAACGGGCTAACCCTCGAACTGACGACAGACAAGTTCGATATTCCGGACGACAGACGGGCCGAAGTGCTCGCAACCGCTCAGAGACTGCGTGAGGAGGACGGTTCCGACTACGCCAAAGCGGAGCACCTCGAAGCCGCGCTGAAAGAACTCGGTATTGCTGCCGACCCCGTCGAACTTCCCGACGCACCGACGGGCGCTGGCGTGTAG
- a CDS encoding MBL fold metallo-hydrolase codes for MNIQFLGGAHEVGRSAILVNDSLLLDYGMLTGNPPQFPVGDVNPDAVVVSHGHLDHVGVLPSLLSGDDRPPIHWTPPTRELALLLARDTLKLHGGSYDCPFTEADLKRLRQVSVPHGYRETFEAAGHEVTFFDAGHIPGSAHVLVDDGETKLLYTADFHTGNQQLLSGTTARPDADIVICESTYSDVEHGDRKEVEARFAESVKTTLWEGGTVVVPAFAIGRTQEMLLVCEAHDIDCYVDGMGKEVTRMLHRNAEFVRDGDALKRAISNARFVTGKNGQRKRIARKNTVIVTTSGMLSGGPAMTYIPAIRTNPVNKITMTGYQVEGTPGRELLDSGRGEIDGRVMPVSAQVESYDFSAHADRNGLLDFLDSYRDSTVLVNHGDRCEAFAEELREEDFDASAPELGESYVDTH; via the coding sequence ATGAACATCCAGTTTCTCGGTGGCGCACACGAGGTGGGGCGAAGCGCGATTCTCGTCAACGACTCGCTCCTGCTCGATTATGGCATGCTGACCGGGAATCCACCGCAGTTTCCGGTTGGCGATGTGAATCCGGATGCTGTCGTCGTCTCGCATGGCCACTTGGATCACGTCGGCGTACTTCCTTCCCTTCTGTCGGGCGACGACCGACCACCGATACACTGGACACCGCCGACCCGCGAATTGGCCCTTCTGCTCGCGCGGGACACGTTGAAACTCCACGGCGGGAGCTACGACTGTCCGTTTACGGAAGCCGACCTGAAGCGACTCCGGCAGGTATCCGTTCCCCACGGGTATCGCGAGACGTTCGAAGCCGCTGGCCACGAAGTCACGTTCTTCGACGCGGGGCACATCCCCGGAAGCGCGCACGTCCTCGTCGACGATGGCGAGACGAAGCTACTGTACACCGCGGACTTTCACACCGGTAATCAACAATTGCTATCGGGAACGACGGCGCGGCCGGACGCCGATATCGTCATCTGCGAGAGCACCTACTCGGACGTGGAACACGGCGACAGGAAGGAAGTCGAAGCACGATTCGCCGAAAGCGTGAAAACGACCCTCTGGGAAGGGGGGACGGTCGTCGTTCCGGCCTTCGCTATCGGACGAACACAAGAGATGTTGCTCGTCTGTGAGGCGCACGATATCGATTGCTACGTTGATGGGATGGGCAAGGAGGTGACCCGAATGCTCCATCGGAATGCCGAGTTCGTCCGCGATGGTGATGCGCTCAAACGAGCGATCTCCAACGCGCGATTCGTGACGGGCAAGAACGGCCAGCGAAAACGAATCGCGAGGAAGAACACGGTCATCGTGACGACTTCCGGGATGCTTTCCGGCGGGCCGGCGATGACCTACATACCTGCAATCCGCACCAACCCCGTCAACAAAATCACGATGACAGGGTATCAGGTCGAGGGAACGCCGGGGAGGGAACTGCTGGATTCGGGGCGGGGCGAAATCGATGGCCGAGTGATGCCCGTCAGCGCGCAGGTCGAGTCCTACGACTTCTCGGCCCACGCTGACCGGAACGGCCTGCTCGACTTTTTGGATTCCTACCGGGATTCGACGGTGCTCGTGAATCACGGCGACAGATGCGAAGCGTTCGCCGAGGAACTGCGAGAAGAAGACTTCGACGCGAGTGCACCCGAACTCGGGGAGAGCTACGTGGACACTCACTGA